atatatatatatatatatattcatatatatatatatatatatatatattatatatatatatatatatacatacatatatatatatatatatatatttataaatatatatatatgtatatatatatagagtacacatatatatatacatatatatgtataacatatatattgtatatgtatatatattatatatattatatatatgcatatatatatactgtatgtatatatatgcatatatatgtatatatattatatatattgtatattatatatatatatatatatattatgtatatataataattatatattatatataatacatatatatattatatatataatacataaatatgtatatatatatatatatatatatatatacatatatatatatatatatatatcatatatatatatatatatatatatatatatatatataatctatatcatatatatagatatatatatatatatatatatatataatctatatcatatatatagatatatatatatatatatatatatatatatatatatcatatatataatacatatatatatatataatctatatcatatatatagatatatatatatatatcatatatataatacatatatatataatctatatcatatatatatatatatatatatgtatatatatatatatatatatatatattatatataatacatatataatataaatgtatatattatatatatacacacatatatatacatatacacacacacacatatatatattatatatattatatgtataattataaaatatacatattatatatatacatatatatatatatatatatatatatatatatatatatatatatatatatacatatatatatatatatatatatacatatatatacaatatatatatatatatatatatatatatatatatatatatatattgtacatatattatatacacacacatatatatatattatatatatatatatatatatatatatatatatatctatatatattatatatatatgtatatatataatatatatatatatataattatatatcatacacatatatatatattaaatatattatatacacatctatattgtatatatatatatatatatatatatatatatatatatatatatatatatatatatatattctagctgtGCAGTGGCACAATTATTATGGGTAATTCGGGCTAATAAGCATTTTCAACAAAAACATTCATATCATGAGTAAATTAATAATTCTGTAATCAGATGTAGATGCTTCCTGAAGTTGAAGGGGTGATTTAAATGTCATtgataaaaccaataataaaactaaaactccCAATTAACGGAATTTGCAATGTCTTTGTCAAATATAAATTAATTCAGGAGTCAAACAAAATCATGTAATTGgtgaactttttttcttttaaataccaaACTTCAAAGAAAAGATAACTAGTAAAATACCTCGACTGTCTTTGAGTATTATTTGCATAAATATTCACTAAGGAAACCTATGCACTTATGAGATAATAACCAGAATCTATAAGTCATTTCGATGCTTATCTCCAGACTGGAAAAACTGTAGACGCTCTCCACTTTATGATGGAGGCGGCCCAGCTAATTGCAGAAGATGATCCAGAGACAGCCTCTTTAGTGAATGGTCATGCCAGCACGAACGGACACAACGGTACCAAACCCCTTAATGAGTCACCCAATCATGTTATAAGTAAGGAAAACCAGCACTCCGAAACATTGCGGGGTTCTCTTGCTAATGGTAAAACTTCTAATTCTTCGAAAATCAAAAAACCTAAATTGACAGCTGATGAAGTAGCAGGCAACGCATTCCTTTTGCTATTGGCTGGTTACGAGACCACCTCAGCTGCCCTAGCCTTCACGAGCTACTTGCTAGCAAAGAACCCACACGTACAGCAGCGTCTTTATGAGGAAATCAGCGAGCATGTTAAAACTGAGGTAAAGAGGTTGTTCCTGGGATTGAGTCTGAGCGCCGAGGTCTCATTTAAGGTTTTTGGGGAGGAAATTATCTTCACTTAGATTATGGACCATTATTTCCAAATAGATTAGCTCTCTTATCAACTGTTCCTCAATATACAAGAGATGAGAAATTTGATATCCCATATAACtaataaaattttcaagatttttttattatacaaACAATGTGTCTGGGTCTGAACGAGATAATAGCCTAAGATTTTTATTTTACCCTAGTGATTCAAGTAAAGCGTCGGCTATATTTCCTACATTCAAAGAAAAAAGGATATACCAATCCCAAAACCCCTCTTCAGATCCACTTTATTTTATTAACACCAACTAGATAGCTATAGTCCTTTTTTCTGGGCTAACTTCTACAACTTATAAATGAAATCTTATTGCGTTCCAGTTTATTCTACAGTATGTCGGTTATTCAAGCATTTCCCATGAATATCTTAAATTTATTTCAAGTTCTGATTTTGTAACATTCATGATTTGACGAATCAAGCAAGCTAAATGCTTATTCTTTGCTAATAGATTAAGAATAAAgccagtacagtatacagtaggtTCCTATCAGAAGGTTAATACTCGTGGTATTTcttaaattctaaaattattttccgTAAAGACCCAACAGGTATAATAAATCTATCATATTCACACATTCACACATTCACACTTCTTAGTCAAATGAATGTTCCCTTCGTCTGCCCTGCACATTTGACTTTCCCTCTATGTGAAACATTCGTCACATGTGGCCCACAGGAATTCTATTCTAGAGTATGGGGTTAATATTCTGAAGTTTCCATTTATCTCGAGGGCACTTGGGAGACATTACGGGCAAGTGGAGGTGATGCAGAAAccattagaatgatttattaaggGATATCACTGGTTGAGGTCTTTGCTTTTACCATCATGATCTTTTCTTCcttaatttctaaatttttttcaaaataatctgGAAAACCTCATACAGTATACTGATTTTTATACTTATCTCTCAAGTTTTTGCGCATACTTTCAGCTTTGAAGGAACTTTTTATCATACGCTTCAATTCAATTTGTTTTATGATAATTCATATCTAATACAGCGTACTCAGACCACTCAAAATTGGCAGAAATATGAGTTGAAGTAGCAATTCCATACCCTGAGAAATTTATGTACTGGCCATCCTGACTACTTACATAGACCAGTGATGAAAATGACCCCAGCaattctaaatttttattttgttactaatGTACTGCCGTGAATACACGGATATAAAATTATTCTGGTACAATATAAGGCGAATATGTAATTTCAAATTGAATGTCCTTCACTTGccggggattatttttttttatcagatcatTTGTAacctttaattaatgtaaataataaGCAACTAGGTTATCTAAAAAAAACACTTCGGAAAGAAAACTAAAGTCAATCAATATCAGGTAAATCATTATTTTATCTCAACTTTATTTCGATAGTTATTGCATCTCCTATTCAATCTCCTTACAGGATGACCTGACGTATGACATGGTAGGTCACCTACAATACCTCGAAATGGTCATAAATGAATCTCTACGGTGTTACCCACCAGCTGGAAAGTAAGTGAAATTACGAAATACTTCTATTTATACAACAATAAATTagtgaaaatatatgatttatacgttaaggaaatgaataatttcACCTATCCCTCTTAATTAAATGGGTTTATTTACCTAGTTATTTTATTTACTTGCCTATAAGACTTATAACCCCTGTAAGGTATATTTTGAATAAACTGTTAGCTTACAGAACAAGAATGAGGTGTAAAACAAAGGGTGAGATATGAAGTGTGTATCAGAGAGAAATAACGATCGACTTATTTAACAAACATAATCGCTTGTAAGCCCAAGTTTGAGTAGCATGTAAAAATTGCCAACTGATCCGAAAGTAATTGTTTGTTTTCAATTCGACTTATGGAAAGCTTAGAATCCCAACAGCTATTTGGCGTGCTCAAGTATTGAACTCAAAACCAACATTTGCTTGTTTCGCTGTATTAACCTTAAAATTATTTACGAAACAAAAACTGACTTTCTGAACTAATAATCTTCTGCTAAGAatcctttctcaaaaaaaaaaaaaaaaaaaaaaaaaaaaaaaaaaaaaaaaaaaactggtccaGTTCATAATTAAAGCAAAATTTATTTGACGAATGACAAACAGGATCATAATTTTTCTTCAATGAGTACCTATAAGCAAtcgtatgcatgtgtatatgacAATAAAGATCATAAACTTGCTAtgtgataataaaaatcatgacgTATCAAACTAGATATTCAACTATGTAAACTGCTAGCATGTCACGGTACAATATAAAATCCGaccattttcttttcattcttgaATTGCGTGCTATCTTtccataaatgatttttttttttttttttttttttttttttttttttttttttttttttttttttactctgatcaGCTAACTTCAAGAATATTGGCCATTCAAGGCCAAATGATTTAGAAAGATTAACACAAGCACATAATTTTCCCAAATACACGACTAAGGTTTAAAGATGAGATGATAACATTAaatattcttgtattttctttAGTGTCGTAACACGGGAAGTAGACAAGGATTTCGAGTACCGAGGACTGAAATTTCCAGCAAAATCCTATGTTTTGTTGCCAATCGCTTACATGCACTACAATCAAGAACTCTGGGATGATCCTACTACTTTTGACCCTGAGAGATTCCACCCGGACAGGAAGAAAGATATCCATCCTGCTGCTTTCATGCCTTTTGGGTGTAAGTAAACTGATTTGATAACGAATATTCATCAGATAAAAATTGTCGACCTCACAGGAGTACTGATAAGAATATTAAAAACTATTCCTACAAAGCTGTTAATAACTTAGTACCATAGTAATATCAAAGGTACTATATGACAAGGATATAAACTGTGTATAACTTCTTTCTATAAAATCTTATATCAATGGCATTTTTATAAATAGAAATTCAACAGAGTTCCCTTTCTTGATTTCATTAAAAGAAATCATTCTAAGATAAGAGGTTTCCTTAATAACAAGCAAGCATAAGAGAGAGATAATAGCTTGACCATCTCTCAATAAGAcctagtaattttttttctcttctacttaAAAAACAGTGGGTCCTCGACAATGCATGGGAACAAGATTTGCTATGATGGAAGTAAAGTTAGCCGTGTCCCGCCTCGTCATGAGGTTCCAGCTGGAAGTTTGTCCCCTGACGGAAATGGATCTCAAAACCAGAGCGTCTATACTCATCCTATCACCTGCTTCCGGAAAACTGTTCTTGAGGTGTCGTAAAAGACAAGATTTTAATCCGTGAAATTCATAAATTTATAAACTATTCTGGAGAAGAAGATTACTCGCCCCATGAAAGCGAGGGAAGTTGCTCAAACCTGCATGTTTCTTAAAAAAGTAGCCACACAGGGAAAGTTTCTTTTTGTCCGAGACAGAAATGCGATTTCAAAGCCGTTTTACATATTCTATGCATTTAGAAATAGTAAGTGATGTACAACAGTAAACATGGGAATTTTTCAATaactagaaaataaaaatacttacaAATTTGCGTTTATTTATTTGGTTCGAGGTTTAATCACAATTATAAAAAtctaatatgtaaaataaatagataatgtacaagtatctttaaaataatatgatgttatttacaGTATAACTGCACAGCATATTATTAGTAAGAGTGAACTGGTGAGTTTGAAAGGACAATGAAAGTGTTGTATCAATTTGATATTTCAAGGTTTAACCTTTATACCTATTGTGTCACAGAATGAGAAGAGAGTAAATGCTTCTGATTTTTAATAATTTCCACATAATACAACGAGCATCATATATATAGGaggaatcacactagtcatttctgGCTCTAAGTTTTCGCGAACATTCAGCCGATGATAGCGAGCAAAAGACTTATTGTAGCAGCGTCACACAACGATCTCGCAGTTCGaaaagcaaataggaaaaagttaaacgaaaccgatcagctgttatcatcatggcgcccagaaattttataactgttgcagtaatatgtattatcggtgtataacgtgaattgaagaattctccaactaccacaggatgaacaaagcagatttttattatctcttgaggcttgttggacccaagattgccaagcaagagcatgtgtgtttacatctgacgtcatgatCGCGGTTTATGCGAGCTGCTTACCGTCCAGTCGAGAAGCCAATATCTCGCGCTTCTATTTTGAGCAGCAATGGCTCGCTGCTGGCGACAAAAGCCCATTGTGATTCCAGATTATCTTACCATAAATAAACATTTTCGTAAGAAAGTTTTACTCAATAGACTACTTTCATAATTTTGCATCAGGCTGAAACTCAAGAGGAATGTAGGGTAATCACTAAagtaaatattaaagataaaaacaaagaaaaaatcgaACTACAACCGAATAACCATTCGAATGCTAATTATTTGTACTCTTCTgaaaattactttctctctctctctctcatatatatatatatatatatatatatatatatatatgtatatacatatatatatgtatatatatatatgtatatatatatatatatatatatatatatatatatatatatatatagaattatatatatatatatatatatatatatgagagagagagagagagagagagagagagagagagagagagagagagagagagagaatcatggtgaggggtagatggagattgtttggccatgcttttcgcactccccaggagagattagttcaccatactttcaactgggctccacaaggcactagaagagttggaagacccaggactacatggctgaggattatgaagcgtggttatgaatggcaaagtattga
The nucleotide sequence above comes from Palaemon carinicauda isolate YSFRI2023 chromosome 2, ASM3689809v2, whole genome shotgun sequence. Encoded proteins:
- the LOC137622208 gene encoding cytochrome P450 3A6-like; this translates as MALHAFTVLSLEAAVWTIAALMFTLLLAATIERHWHMGKLQRLGYTGPRPNFLLGTLREFTKVSGEFPRGWQRLLDDYGSQVGDVKGKCLAMYMGRLPCIIVTDPDVIKTIAIREFDNFRNRMFCEVGKNRGVLAARDLAWKNARHTLAPAFSQAKMKHMSNAMNKSLSLTFDIIEEHIQKDKLVDFLSIFRGLTMEVICKCGLGLEVNAQRKRQHPLLLSAIKIFDDYGYDNLKRLLITLFPKFTTTVINFFDLSYTPSEKAVLQYVKNVIHERMTSPQTGKTVDALHFMMEAAQLIAEDDPETASLVNGHASTNGHNGTKPLNESPNHVISKENQHSETLRGSLANGKTSNSSKIKKPKLTADEVAGNAFLLLLAGYETTSAALAFTSYLLAKNPHVQQRLYEEISEHVKTEDDLTYDMVGHLQYLEMVINESLRCYPPAGNVVTREVDKDFEYRGLKFPAKSYVLLPIAYMHYNQELWDDPTTFDPERFHPDRKKDIHPAAFMPFGLGPRQCMGTRFAMMEVKLAVSRLVMRFQLEVCPLTEMDLKTRASILILSPASGKLFLRCRKRQDFNP